The DNA window CGGCCGCCCTGCGCACCCTGGTCCTCCGGGACAACCAGCTGCAGGACGCGAGGGTGACGTGGCTGTGGGGCCTGCGCTCCCTGGAACACCTTGACCTGGCGAAGAACCGGCTGCGCGCGCTGCCCCGCGGGTTCCTCATTAGCCTGACCTACCTGAGCACCCTGGACCTGGGGCACAACCTGCTGGAGACGTTGCCCCACGGCCTCCTGCTGGGCCCGAGCCGGCTGCAGCGCCTGCACTTGGAAGGGAACCGGCTGCGGAGGCTGGGGCTGGGCACGTTCGGACCGCAGCCGTTTCTGCGCGTCCTGTTCCTGAACGACAACCAGCTGACTGAGGTGGTGGACAGCACCTTCTGGAACCTCCGGGAGCTGGACATGTTGGATCTGTCCAACAACTCTCTATCCAGCATACCCCCCCGCCTGTTTGCGTCGCTGGGGAGGCCGGCCCGCGACATGCAGGACGGCTTCGACTTGTCGCACAACCCCTGGGTCTGCAACGAGGACCTGCGGGACCTGTACCGCTGGCTGCAGGACAACAAACACAAGATGTTCTCCAAGAACGACACGCGCTGTGCGGGGCCCGAGGCCCTGAAGGGACGCCGGCTGCTGGACGTGGTAGACCTGGAGTCCCTGTAGGATGGCGACGGGGGTCGGAGGGTGGCgggtggggcagggggaggggaagggggaggactCACCGTTCCCTCTGCCGGGATTGCGGTTCCCTGACCCCTCCCACACCTGACGGAGGTCACCAAAGCAGTTAATAAAACAACTcctggactggagaaatggctcaggcattaagaacactggctgctcttccagaagtcctgagttcagttcccaaccatcTGCAAtagaatctggtgccctcttctggccggcaggcatacatgcaggcagaatattgcataataagtaaataattttttttttgtttttgtttttcgagacagggtttctct is part of the Cricetulus griseus strain 17A/GY chromosome 5, alternate assembly CriGri-PICRH-1.0, whole genome shotgun sequence genome and encodes:
- the Lrg1 gene encoding leucine-rich alpha-2-glycoprotein isoform X2, which produces MASPRHRGSPQDLNTCLPRILLLLALLVTSAHGIVSSLEECLVLRSAEGSTVSCYSVPRFPSPLPDDTVHLSVEFSNLTELPPRALQTCKRLRELHLSSNRLRELPQQLLAPVRGLQVLDLTHNELRGLPPELFHYSAALRTLVLRDNQLQDARVTWLWGLRSLEHLDLAKNRLRALPRGFLISLTYLSTLDLGHNLLETLPHGLLLGPSRLQRLHLEGNRLRRLGLGTFGPQPFLRVLFLNDNQLTEVVDSTFWNLRELDMLDLSNNSLSSIPPRLFASLGRPARDMQDGFDLSHNPWVCNEDLRDLYRWLQDNKHKMFSKNDTRCAGPEALKGRRLLDVVDLESL